A stretch of Halocalculus aciditolerans DNA encodes these proteins:
- a CDS encoding potassium channel family protein, with translation MYVIIVGAGNIGSQVLELAEQTQNEVVVIERDPDVADRAGRRHDCLVINADATEKETLEDAGAEQADAIICTTDEDATNIMCLLLAKEFEIPSLVTVVQNPEHMNVFRQIGANVLENPQRLIAEYLFRAVQRPAIKDFMTLAGGAEVFEITVTAEAPIAGKTLHEADEANLIPEDVLVVAVERGENVVTPRGGTVVEAGDLLTVFSRKGATDNILRTFTGTDTKQ, from the coding sequence ATGTACGTCATCATCGTCGGCGCGGGCAATATCGGCTCGCAAGTCCTCGAACTGGCTGAACAGACACAGAACGAAGTCGTCGTCATCGAACGCGACCCGGACGTCGCCGACCGTGCCGGCCGCAGACACGACTGTCTCGTCATCAACGCGGACGCAACCGAGAAGGAGACGCTCGAAGATGCGGGTGCCGAACAGGCCGATGCGATCATCTGCACGACGGACGAGGATGCGACCAACATCATGTGTCTCCTCCTCGCGAAGGAGTTCGAGATCCCCTCCCTCGTCACGGTCGTCCAGAACCCCGAGCACATGAACGTCTTCCGCCAGATTGGGGCGAACGTCCTCGAGAACCCTCAGCGACTCATCGCCGAATACCTCTTTCGCGCCGTCCAGCGTCCCGCGATCAAGGACTTCATGACGCTCGCCGGCGGTGCGGAAGTCTTCGAAATCACGGTCACCGCTGAGGCACCCATTGCCGGCAAAACCCTCCACGAAGCCGACGAAGCAAACCTCATCCCGGAAGACGTCCTCGTCGTCGCCGTCGAGCGCGGTGAGAACGTCGTCACTCCCCGTGGCGGGACCGTCGTCGAGGCCGGCGACCTTCTCACGGTCTTCTCACGGAAAGGCGCGACAGACAACATCCTCCGAACGTTCACCGGGACGGACACCAAGCAGTGA
- a CDS encoding potassium channel family protein, with translation MYVIVVGAGQIGSQVLDLATTTENEVVVVERDPEVAEAASREYDCLVLNGDATNREILEDAGADRADAIICTTDEDATNLMVLFLAKELDIASLVTVVQDPDHLGIFERVGATILENPQRLIAQYLFRAVQRPAVEDFMELGGDAEIFETTVAPDAPIAGLSLRDAGESGLLGDDVLLVAIERTTDGTEEVITPRGGTTVEPGDVVTVFSRVGMTDDVLETFAGL, from the coding sequence ATGTACGTCATCGTCGTCGGCGCAGGGCAGATCGGCTCGCAGGTACTCGACCTCGCGACAACCACGGAGAACGAGGTCGTCGTCGTCGAACGCGACCCGGAAGTCGCGGAGGCCGCGAGCCGCGAGTACGACTGTCTCGTTCTGAACGGCGACGCGACGAACCGGGAAATTCTGGAGGACGCAGGCGCTGACCGGGCGGACGCGATTATCTGCACGACCGACGAGGACGCGACGAACCTCATGGTGTTGTTCCTCGCGAAGGAACTCGATATCGCCTCGCTGGTGACGGTGGTGCAAGACCCCGACCACCTAGGTATCTTCGAGCGAGTCGGCGCGACCATCCTCGAAAACCCACAGCGCCTCATCGCCCAGTATCTCTTCCGCGCGGTCCAGCGGCCCGCCGTCGAGGACTTCATGGAGCTCGGCGGGGACGCGGAAATCTTCGAGACGACCGTCGCGCCCGACGCCCCCATCGCCGGGCTATCACTCCGGGACGCCGGCGAGAGCGGGCTGCTCGGCGACGACGTCCTCCTCGTCGCCATCGAGCGCACGACCGACGGCACGGAAGAGGTCATCACGCCGCGCGGCGGCACGACGGTCGAACCGGGTGACGTCGTCACGGTGTTCTCCCGCGTCGGCATGACCGACGACGTCCTCGAAACCTTCGCCGGACTGTAG
- a CDS encoding TrkH family potassium uptake protein — MVSGLRSVGRDLGRILEAFAVMPTASMVVAAAWREWYVLPSLLVAAVVPFAVGWWLTESYADAREPGKLHGMVIAATGWATVGVFGAIPFVGIAVSMQQGWFGAPPLNATMAAFLNPLNAVFESFSGFTGTGLTMSVHENTLPHTLQWWRSFTEWVGGVGVIVLTTAILARPGSGSLTLYESEARSEKIHPSIVSTVRTIWWIFLLFTFVSIVTLWLAGLPAWDAINHAMTGLATGGFSITDNSIATYDSPLVDFVLLPIMTLGSIAFPIHYLLLQGHFENVYEDLQTRWVFGFFAVGVAALVWLLYTGRVYHGTEAITFLGVTFTGQAAAIFQSVRYGAFQFVSAASCTGFQTASIGGSWSAASQLVVSFAMVVGAASGSTVGGIKLVRLATLLKGAAFRVSGVFYPQSAVRTFRLGDRKLSSAELTQEFEEAAIISLLWGVFLVLGIAVLLLVVPMGPDGFALENVVFEVASAQGNVGLSTGITGPDMPTAAKLVFLLNMWVGRLEIIPVLVTLRGVFRGFGVYRQ, encoded by the coding sequence ATGGTCTCAGGGCTCCGTTCTGTCGGCCGCGACCTCGGGCGGATCCTCGAGGCGTTCGCGGTGATGCCGACGGCGTCGATGGTCGTCGCGGCCGCGTGGCGCGAGTGGTACGTTCTCCCGTCGCTTCTCGTCGCTGCGGTCGTGCCGTTCGCGGTTGGGTGGTGGCTCACAGAGTCGTACGCGGACGCCCGGGAGCCCGGGAAGCTCCACGGGATGGTTATCGCGGCGACCGGGTGGGCGACCGTCGGCGTGTTCGGTGCGATTCCGTTCGTAGGAATCGCGGTCTCGATGCAGCAGGGCTGGTTCGGCGCGCCGCCGCTGAACGCGACGATGGCGGCGTTCCTGAACCCCCTGAACGCGGTGTTCGAGTCGTTTAGCGGGTTCACGGGCACCGGCCTCACGATGAGCGTTCACGAGAACACGCTCCCACACACGCTCCAGTGGTGGCGGTCGTTCACGGAGTGGGTGGGCGGCGTGGGCGTCATCGTCCTGACGACGGCGATTCTCGCTCGCCCGGGAAGCGGGAGTCTCACTCTCTACGAGTCCGAGGCGCGCTCGGAGAAGATTCACCCGAGCATCGTCTCAACGGTGCGCACCATCTGGTGGATTTTCCTCCTCTTCACGTTCGTCTCCATCGTCACGCTGTGGCTCGCGGGCCTCCCGGCGTGGGACGCCATCAACCACGCGATGACCGGGCTCGCCACCGGCGGGTTCAGCATCACCGATAACTCCATCGCGACCTACGACAGCCCGCTCGTCGACTTCGTCCTCCTCCCGATCATGACGCTCGGAAGTATCGCGTTCCCCATCCACTACCTCCTCCTCCAGGGCCACTTCGAGAACGTGTACGAGGACCTCCAGACGCGCTGGGTGTTCGGCTTCTTCGCGGTCGGCGTCGCCGCGCTCGTCTGGCTGTTGTACACCGGCCGCGTCTACCACGGCACGGAGGCGATTACGTTCCTCGGCGTGACGTTCACCGGTCAGGCGGCCGCGATCTTCCAGTCCGTCCGGTACGGCGCGTTCCAGTTCGTGTCCGCGGCGTCTTGCACGGGCTTCCAGACGGCGTCCATCGGCGGGTCGTGGAGCGCGGCGTCCCAGCTCGTCGTCTCGTTCGCGATGGTCGTCGGGGCGGCTTCGGGGTCGACCGTCGGCGGCATCAAACTCGTCCGGCTCGCCACGCTCCTGAAGGGAGCGGCGTTCCGCGTCTCGGGCGTGTTCTACCCGCAGTCGGCGGTTCGGACGTTCCGGCTCGGCGACCGAAAGCTCTCCAGTGCCGAACTCACACAGGAGTTCGAGGAGGCTGCGATTATCTCTCTGCTCTGGGGCGTGTTCCTCGTGCTCGGCATCGCCGTCCTCCTGCTCGTCGTGCCGATGGGCCCCGACGGGTTCGCCTTGGAGAACGTCGTGTTCGAGGTCGCGTCGGCGCAGGGGAACGTCGGGCTCTCCACGGGCATCACCGGCCCGGACATGCCGACTGCGGCGAAACTCGTCTTCCTCCTGAACATGTGGGTCGGGCGTCTCGAAATCATCCCCGTGCTCGTCACGCTCCGCGGCGTCTTCCGCGGCTTCGGGGTGTACCGCCAGTGA
- a CDS encoding TrkH family potassium uptake protein — translation MQESSATIGRDLGRIFQAFSVMPLLSLPVALVWHELYAVPALLVSTLLPLGIGTALVRRFAGAAEPGKLHGMMIAASGWFLVAGFGALPFLLVAWTQQLGLFGAPLLSETTAAHLSALNALFESLSGFTGTGLTMSVNESELPHTLQWWRSFIEWIGGVGVIVLTTAILARPGSGSLTLYESEARSEKIHPSIVSTVRTIWWIFLLFTVFSILVLWLAGMPMWDAINHAMTGLATGGFSITDGSIATYDSPLIDFALLPIMVLGSIAFPVHYLVLRGDLSQLYEDLQTRWVFGFFGLLSAFLVAIIYSQGVYQSTETITFLGTTLTGNAAALFQSVRYGVFQLVSAASCTGFQTANSLGTQWSMAAQMTVSIGMVVGAAAGSTVGGIKLVRLATLTKGTAYRIRNVFLPETAVTHFELGRRKLDDQEAAREFEEAAIITFLWFVFLAVGAFVLMLTVQSAYTLPNVLFEVASAQGNVGLSAGITGPGMPTPAKVMFLFNMWIGRLEIIPVLVLLRGLLYREGVFQ, via the coding sequence ATGCAGGAGTCCTCTGCGACGATCGGCCGCGATCTCGGCCGGATCTTTCAGGCGTTCTCCGTGATGCCGTTGCTGTCGCTCCCGGTCGCCCTCGTCTGGCACGAACTCTACGCAGTTCCTGCACTCCTCGTCTCGACGCTCCTCCCGCTCGGAATCGGCACCGCGCTCGTCCGCCGGTTCGCTGGCGCGGCCGAACCGGGGAAACTCCACGGGATGATGATCGCGGCGAGCGGCTGGTTCCTCGTCGCCGGCTTCGGCGCGCTCCCGTTCCTCCTCGTGGCGTGGACACAGCAACTCGGGCTCTTCGGCGCGCCGCTGCTCTCGGAGACGACGGCGGCACACCTCTCCGCGCTGAACGCGCTCTTCGAGAGTCTCAGCGGCTTCACCGGGACGGGACTCACGATGAGCGTGAACGAGTCCGAACTCCCACACACGCTCCAGTGGTGGCGGTCGTTCATCGAATGGATCGGCGGCGTGGGCGTCATCGTCCTGACGACGGCAATCCTCGCCCGTCCGGGAAGCGGGAGCCTGACGCTTTACGAGTCAGAGGCGCGCTCGGAGAAAATCCACCCGAGCATCGTCTCCACCGTCCGGACGATCTGGTGGATCTTCCTCCTCTTCACCGTCTTCTCCATCCTGGTGTTGTGGCTCGCGGGAATGCCGATGTGGGACGCCATCAACCACGCGATGACCGGGCTCGCCACCGGCGGGTTCAGCATCACGGACGGCTCCATCGCGACCTACGACAGCCCACTCATTGACTTCGCCCTCCTTCCGATTATGGTGCTCGGCAGCATCGCGTTCCCCGTCCACTACCTCGTCCTCCGCGGCGACCTCTCCCAGCTGTACGAGGACCTCCAGACGCGCTGGGTGTTCGGCTTCTTCGGACTTTTGTCGGCCTTCCTCGTCGCTATCATCTACAGCCAAGGCGTCTATCAGTCGACGGAGACGATCACCTTCCTCGGCACCACGCTCACCGGGAACGCGGCCGCGCTCTTCCAGTCCGTCCGGTACGGCGTCTTCCAGCTCGTCTCTGCGGCTTCCTGTACGGGCTTCCAGACGGCCAACTCGCTCGGAACGCAGTGGTCGATGGCCGCGCAGATGACGGTATCCATCGGGATGGTGGTCGGCGCGGCCGCCGGGTCGACCGTCGGCGGCATCAAACTCGTCCGGCTCGCCACGCTCACGAAGGGGACCGCCTACCGCATTCGGAACGTCTTTCTCCCGGAGACCGCCGTGACACATTTCGAACTCGGGAGGCGGAAACTCGACGACCAGGAGGCCGCCCGTGAGTTCGAGGAAGCGGCGATCATCACGTTCCTCTGGTTCGTCTTCCTCGCCGTCGGCGCGTTCGTCCTCATGCTCACCGTGCAGTCGGCGTACACGCTCCCGAACGTCCTCTTCGAGGTCGCGTCGGCGCAGGGGAACGTCGGGCTCTCCGCGGGTATTACCGGCCCCGGCATGCCGACGCCCGCGAAAGTGATGTTCCTCTTCAACATGTGGATCGGCCGCCTCGAAATCATCCCCGTCCTCGTCTTACTCCGGGGCCTCCTCTACCGTGAGGGTGTCTTCCAATGA
- a CDS encoding TrkH family potassium uptake protein — MSGQLYVDWRASLSLVGTVVKWLSVPMLFPLAVGVYYGDGGIPVFLTAIAVTFTTGWLLERLDADPDLGTREGFLMVSSTWLAVTVVGAIPYVLEGHGVPFLFAAESPASTLADPVNAVFETMSGFTTTGATVMGSISFDAHSRAVMMWRQQTQWLGGMGIVVLAVAILPKLSVGGAQLMDAEAPGPGLEKLTPRIAETARALWGIYIGLTALEIVLLYALHVLGYAPNMTFYNAVAHGFTTMPTGGFSPEARSIEAFSAVVQWLIVPFMLFAGVNFALFWHAITGDWRHALRDAELRFFAGAFAAGTAVLTVLLFTDSGLVNVENVGRIAGAVEPSLRYATFQMASIVTTTGYANMDFNAWGAPAQYVLLAAMFFGGSAGSTAGAVKAVRWLVILKSLRRELFTTVHPEAIRPIRLAGRVLDESTVRGIYAFTLLYFVIFAAATLLVFLLGATTDGPLTFLEASSAVAATLGNVGPGFGIVGPMNSYLPFPDASKLLMVALMWTGRLEIFPLFVLLTRSYWTD, encoded by the coding sequence ATGAGCGGTCAGCTATACGTCGATTGGCGGGCGAGCCTCAGCCTCGTCGGGACGGTCGTGAAGTGGCTGTCCGTCCCGATGCTCTTCCCGCTCGCGGTCGGCGTCTACTACGGCGACGGCGGGATTCCGGTGTTCCTCACGGCCATCGCGGTGACGTTCACGACGGGCTGGCTGCTGGAGCGACTCGACGCCGACCCGGACCTCGGGACGCGAGAAGGCTTCTTGATGGTGTCGTCGACGTGGCTCGCAGTGACGGTCGTCGGCGCGATTCCCTACGTCTTAGAGGGCCACGGCGTCCCCTTCCTGTTCGCCGCGGAGAGCCCGGCGTCGACGCTCGCGGACCCGGTGAACGCGGTGTTCGAGACGATGAGCGGGTTCACGACTACCGGAGCCACGGTGATGGGGAGTATCTCGTTCGACGCGCACTCGCGAGCCGTGATGATGTGGCGTCAGCAGACCCAGTGGCTCGGCGGGATGGGGATTGTCGTGCTCGCGGTCGCCATCCTCCCGAAACTCTCCGTGGGAGGTGCACAGCTCATGGACGCGGAAGCGCCGGGGCCAGGCCTAGAGAAACTCACGCCGCGCATCGCGGAGACGGCGCGGGCGCTCTGGGGGATTTACATCGGGCTGACGGCGCTCGAAATCGTCCTGCTCTACGCGCTGCACGTGCTCGGGTACGCGCCGAACATGACGTTCTACAACGCGGTGGCGCACGGGTTCACGACGATGCCGACGGGCGGGTTCAGCCCGGAAGCGCGGAGCATCGAGGCGTTCAGCGCGGTCGTCCAGTGGCTCATCGTTCCGTTCATGCTCTTCGCCGGGGTGAACTTCGCGCTGTTCTGGCACGCGATTACCGGGGATTGGCGGCACGCGCTCCGGGACGCGGAGCTCCGGTTCTTCGCGGGAGCGTTCGCCGCGGGGACCGCAGTCCTCACCGTGCTCCTGTTCACTGACTCCGGGCTGGTCAACGTGGAGAACGTCGGTCGGATCGCGGGCGCGGTCGAGCCCTCGCTCCGCTACGCGACGTTCCAGATGGCGTCCATCGTGACGACGACCGGATACGCCAACATGGATTTCAACGCGTGGGGTGCGCCCGCGCAGTACGTCCTGCTCGCCGCGATGTTCTTCGGCGGGAGCGCGGGCAGCACGGCCGGCGCGGTCAAGGCCGTCCGCTGGCTCGTCATCCTGAAGAGCCTGCGCCGTGAGCTGTTCACGACCGTCCACCCCGAGGCGATTCGGCCGATTCGGCTCGCGGGGCGTGTCCTCGACGAGAGCACCGTCCGCGGCATCTACGCCTTCACTCTCCTCTACTTCGTCATCTTCGCGGCGGCGACGCTCCTCGTGTTCCTGCTCGGCGCGACGACCGACGGGCCGCTCACGTTCCTGGAGGCGTCGAGCGCGGTCGCGGCCACGCTCGGGAACGTCGGGCCGGGGTTCGGCATCGTCGGGCCGATGAACAGTTACCTGCCGTTCCCCGACGCGTCCAAGCTCCTGATGGTCGCGTTGATGTGGACGGGCCGCCTCGAAATCTTCCCGCTGTTCGTCCTGCTCACGCGGAGCTACTGGACGGACTGA
- a CDS encoding Lrp/AsnC family transcriptional regulator, with protein MERLDEVDRRILYRLVEDARNTSAPMIADEVNVSGATIRNRIEQLEERGIITGYHAAINYERGESWMQNLFICTAPVADREKQAKKVSNIPGVINVRELLAGRRNLHVTAVGANSDELTVISRQLADIGLDIEDEHIVHMEETVPLDHFGPGDKPRNSPMRDFLSLAGGAEVIELTVDENSPIAGLTLSEANESGLLDEDLLVIAIERDDEIITPRGFTEIRADDLVTIFSRYSMESAAIEPFEADA; from the coding sequence ATGGAGCGGTTGGACGAAGTCGATCGGCGCATCCTCTATCGCCTCGTCGAGGACGCACGGAACACGTCGGCACCGATGATCGCCGACGAGGTGAACGTCTCCGGTGCGACGATTCGAAATCGTATCGAACAGCTCGAGGAACGGGGAATCATCACTGGCTACCACGCAGCGATCAACTACGAGCGGGGCGAGAGTTGGATGCAGAACCTCTTCATCTGCACCGCTCCCGTCGCCGACCGCGAGAAACAGGCGAAGAAAGTGTCGAACATCCCGGGCGTCATCAACGTCCGCGAACTCCTCGCCGGCCGGCGGAACCTCCACGTCACCGCAGTCGGCGCGAACTCCGACGAGTTGACGGTCATTTCCCGCCAGCTCGCCGACATCGGGCTCGACATTGAGGACGAACACATCGTCCACATGGAGGAGACGGTGCCGCTCGACCACTTCGGGCCGGGCGACAAGCCGCGGAACTCACCGATGCGGGATTTCCTCAGCCTCGCGGGAGGGGCCGAGGTGATCGAGCTAACTGTCGATGAGAACTCACCGATAGCCGGTCTCACGCTCTCCGAGGCGAACGAATCCGGCCTCCTCGACGAGGACTTGCTCGTCATCGCCATCGAGCGCGACGACGAGATTATCACGCCACGCGGGTTCACCGAGATTCGAGCCGACGACCTCGTCACCATCTTCTCACGCTACAGCATGGAGAGCGCCGCCATCGAGCCGTTCGAGGCCGACGCCTGA